In Candidatus Scalindua japonica, the genomic stretch TTAAAATACGAAAAACTATACTACATAAAGTGATGCGGAGAAGGTTGTCTTAAAAAATGTTTATGCTTACATGGATGTTGAGCTTTACATGTGAAATCCGCCGAAGCATATTCCAGGAATTAATGAAATTTGTAAAGTTGTATGCGAAGCGTATGATGTTTCAAAGGAGGAGATGTGCGTAAAGGGACGTAAAGGAAATGAAGGCCGGGATATGGCGATATATTTGTCGAGAAAGTATGCTATAAACACGTGTGATGAAATAGGTGAGCACTTTGGAGGTATCAGGCCTTCGGCAGTGAGTTTGGGAAGTAGACGGGTTAAGGATCGGTTAAAAACAGACAAAGCCTTTAAGAAACTGGTCAGGCAATTAGAATCTGATGTGAGAGATTTTAACAATTAAAACGAATATCACACATCAAAGATGTGACCCCTTTTTGGGT encodes the following:
- a CDS encoding helix-turn-helix domain-containing protein → MCKVVCEAYDVSKEEMCVKGRKGNEGRDMAIYLSRKYAINTCDEIGEHFGGIRPSAVSLGSRRVKDRLKTDKAFKKLVRQLESDVRDFNN